From the genome of Paraburkholderia largidicola:
CGTTCGCGCAGCAATCGATGACGCAGCCTGCGCCTGAAGCGCCGCCGAGGCGCGAGCCGCAGCCTGCGGCGCGCGCGCCGGAAGCGAGCGAAGCGGATGAGTCGGCGGCGTCGCCCGCGTTCGATGCATCTGGCTGGTGGAATCTGCTGCAGGCGCAGTTCAACCAGATCGCGCAGTTCGCGATGGCGCAGCCGCCGGCCACGACGGCGACGGGCGCGTCGGAAGCGGGCGCGGGCATCGAACCGAGCGACCTCGAACCCGACGACGCACCCGAACCCGACGAAGGTGCTGCGCAGGCGAAGCCCGACGATTCGCCGCCTCCCGCCGCAAAGCGCCCGGCCAGCACGAAACGGACGGGCGCATCGTCCGCGAAGAAGACCTCGTCGACGTCCGAATGAATATCTGACCGGCATTGAAAGAAGCGCGCGCGGCTGCAACGGCCAGCGCGCTTCCGGTCCGCGGCGGCTCATCTCTCCGCTAGCACATTCCTTTGACACCGTGCGGTCAACGAGCGCGCGCGTTGTTTTACGTCAATGCCAAAGCGGGTTTCGACCGTCCGAAAAGGGGGCGTGTCGGGGCCGCATGCTATTATTGTGTA
Proteins encoded in this window:
- a CDS encoding PhaM family polyhydroxyalkanoate granule multifunctional regulatory protein; protein product: MTDNPGATPPFPGFPGFPPAEMLDRMWGMMRLTPFGAAFPGTTPGSTQGFVPSLSMMSDMMAPLTNVEELDKRITDMRAVEQWLKLNLNMLQSAIQALEVQRATLATLRAFGAFAQQSMTQPAPEAPPRREPQPAARAPEASEADESAASPAFDASGWWNLLQAQFNQIAQFAMAQPPATTATGASEAGAGIEPSDLEPDDAPEPDEGAAQAKPDDSPPPAAKRPASTKRTGASSAKKTSSTSE